A single window of Vidua chalybeata isolate OUT-0048 chromosome 7, bVidCha1 merged haplotype, whole genome shotgun sequence DNA harbors:
- the LOC128790414 gene encoding collagen alpha-1(XXVIII) chain-like, producing MMFLRFWWLLWILEHHEFLAENLREEKTYGLRRSKPKHILSNIVEKYPSSSDQDEDCILEIAFLLDSSESAKDYNHEQQKKFVLQTVDRMKSLQLSSGRTLRWRMALLQYSSTVFIEQTFHDWKGPEAFKSHIAPITHIGHGTYTTYAITNLTQLYMSEGTLGSVKVAVLFTDGVDHPRNPDIFAATADAKHQGIVFFTMGMTRVAEEVSNAAKLRLLASVPASRFVFNLQEKETVEKVLKEMKDLSEEECPQVDTCNCEKGERGLPGPAGKKGRTGDEGAPGLKGAKGDPGLNGIPGRDGIEGKSGYKGEKGERGECGIPGIKGDRGPEGPVGPRGVRGIQGLQGQSGDQGPEGLQGSKGERGLPGPPGLPGETGIGLPGPKGDTGLTGRPGPVGPPGVGEPGFMGPQGPQGVQGERGPPGEGLPGAKGDRGFDGPKGPRGLPGISIKGEKGECGPPGLPGSVGLPGVGIQGEKGVEGPKGPPGSRGLPGQGIPGPKGEQGLPGETGVPGERGIGEPGSKGDPGPSGLAGLPGLPGEDGAPGQKGEPGLPGLRGPEGAPGIGIQGEKGDQGQRGIRGLTGPTGVPGPVGPKGEPGAPGRLGMPGPPGRSVPGPKGDIGLPGLAGPIGEPGFGLPGAKGDQGLPGPPGPFGQKGDGYPGPPGLPGLPGIPGEQGPDGVGLPGPKGDPGSRGPVGLTGPPGKGLPGPKGTIGRPGPPGSVGPPGESIQGTKGEQGIQGMPGPRGPPGDGLLGEKGDRGAAGDKGKKGEKGDVGDPGLSGEPGKTGPKGDQGLTREDIIKLIKEICGCSIKCKEIPMELVFVIDSSESVGPENFEIIKDFVTALVDKVTVGRNATRIGLVLYSLEVRLEFGLNKHPTRQDVKRAVRKMQYMGEGTYTGTAIRKATQEGFSGARAGVRKVAIVLTDGQTDKREAVKLDLVVREAHAANIEMYAIGILNTSDPTQVEFVHELNLIASDPDGEHVYLIDDFNTLSALESKLVNQFCEDEHGTLVYNHNENGASISGRSFHSVSPSSLHYILQKNNVNRQSLSAQTLRVSTVESPLNLGHLPQPLAPTNVPPVVYDTYEGEQDEEQQPTLLTGNTRAVLPLLSSKQPPSNKVMTSSLSTAGPTKRPESIVDLRCKLRLDQGPCRVYTIRWYYDKQANACAQFWYGGCHGNANRFESEQECRQACVFFSRGRN from the exons ATGATGTTCCTCAGATTCTGGTGGCTTTTGTGGATACTTGAGCATCATGAGTTTTTAGCAGAAAATCTCAGGGAAGAGAAGACATATGGATTGAGAAGATCAAAACCTAAACACATTCTGTCAAATATTGTAGAAAAATATCCCAGCTCAAGTGATCAAG ATGAAGATTGCATTCTGGAAATTGCTTTTTTACTGGACAGCTCCGAAAGTGCTAAGGACTACAATCatgaacaacagaaaaaatttGTACTGCAAACAGTAGACAGAATGAAAAGTCTGCAGCTTAGTTCTGGACGTACTCTGCGCTGGAGGATGGCCTTACTTCAGTACAGCAGCACTGTTTTCATAGAGCAAACTTTCCATGACTGGAAAGGTCCTGAAGCATTCAAATCCCACATTGCTCCCATCACCCACATAGGTCATGGCACCTACACAACTTATGCTATAACTAATCTTACCCAGCTCTACATGTCTGAAGGGACTTTGGGTAGTGTAAAAGTAGCTGTGCTTTTCACTGATGGAGTGGATCATCCAAGAAACCCAGATATTTTTGCAGCTACAGCTGATGCTAAACACCAAGGAATAGTATTTTTCACAATGGGAATGACCAGAGTGGCTGAGGAGGTTAGCAATGCTGCCAAGCTCCGGCTCCTGGCCAGTGTCCCAGCATCCAGGTTTGTTTTCAACCTCCAGGAGAAAGAAACTGTGGAGAAGGTTCTCAAAGAAATG AAAGACCTGTCTGAGGAAGag TGTCCCCAGGTTGACACATGTAACTGTGAGAAGGGGGAAAGAGGCCTTCCTGGTCCTGCT gGTAAAAAGGGACGCACTGGAGACGAGGGAGCTCCAGGCCTGAAAGGAGCAAAG GGGGACCCAGGTCTTAATGGAATCCCAGGACGAGATGGAATAGAg GGGAAATCTGGATATAAAGGAGAGAAG GGTGAAAGAGGTGAATGTGGAATCCCAGGAATAAAAGGAGACAGA GGTCCTGAAGGTCCAGTAGGCCCCAGAGGAGTAAGAGGGatacag GGTCTGCAAGGACAATCTGGAGATCAAGGGCCTGAAGGCCTGCAAGGATCAAAG GGTGAAAGAGGTCTTCCAGGGCCACCTGGCTTGCCTGGAGAGACTGGAATAGGACTGCCAGGCCCAAAG GGTGACACTGGTTTGACAGGAAGACCGGGCCCCGTTGGCCCACCTGGAGTTGGTGAGCCAGGATTTATG GGGCCTCAAGGACCACAAGGTGTTCAAGGAGAAAGAGGTCCACCAGGAGAAGGGCTTCCAGGAGCAAAG GGAGATCGTGGCTTTGATGGACCAAAAGGCCCTCGTGGACTTCCAGGCATCAGCATAAAAGGTGAAAAG GGTGAGTGTGGTCCTCCTGGTTTACCAGGATCAGTTGGATTACCTGGAGTTGGAATTCAAGGAGAAAAG GGAGTGGAGGGGCCAAAAGGACCACCTGGCTCTAGAGGGCTGCCAGGACAGGGGATACCTGGACCAAAG GGTGAACAAGGCTTGCCAGGAGAGACTGGAGTGCCAGGAGAAAGAGGAATTGGAGAACCTGGTTCTAAG GGTGATCCAGGGCCTTCAGGACTGGCAGGTCTGCCTGGTCTTCCAGGAGAAGATGGAGCCCCTGGACAAAAG GGTGAACCAGGGTTGCCTGGTCTTAGAGGTCCTGAAGGTGCTCCAGGGATTGGAATACAGGGGGAAAAG GGAGATCAAGGACAAAGAGGAATACGTGGATTAACAGGACCAACAGGAGTGCCTGGACCTGTTGGACCTAAA GGGGAGCCTGGTGCACCAGGACGTCTTGGAATGCCAGGCCCTCCTGGAAGATCTGTGCCTGGACCAAAG GGTGACATTGGGTTGCCTGGTCTTGCTGGACCAATTGGAGAACCAGGTTTTGGGCTTCCTGGGGCAAAG GGTGACCAAGGCCTTCCAGGACCCCCTGGGCCCTTTGGGCAAAAGGGAGATGGTTATCCTGGCCCACCC GGGTTGCCAGGGCTCCCTGGCATTCCCGGTGAACAAGGCCCAGATGGAGTTGGACTACCAGGACCTAAG GGTGATCCTGGTAGCAGAGGACCAGTTGGCCTCACCGGTCCCCCAGGAAAAGGCTTGCCAGGACCAAAA GGAACCATAGGACGCCCAGGGCCACCTGGCTCTGTGGGACCTCCGGGTGAAAGTATTCAAGGAACTAAG GGGGAACAAGGTATTCAAGGAATGCCAGGACCACGAGGCCCCCCTGGAGATGGGCTTCTGGGAGAGAAG GGAGATCGTGGAGCTGCAGGtgacaaggggaaaaaaggagaaaaaggtgaTGTGGGTGACCCTGGTTTATCTGGAGAACCT GGCAAAACCGGACCAAAGGGAGACCAAGGTCTAACA AGAGAAGATATAATCAAATTAATTAAAGAGATATGCG gTTGCAGTATTAAATGTAAGGAAATTCCTATGGAGCTTGTGTTTGTGATTGACAGCTCTGAGAGTGTGGGACCAGAAAATTTTGAGATTATCAAAGACTTTGTAACTGCTTTAGTAGACAAAGTAACTGTAGGCAGAAATGCTACCAGAATTGGCCTTGTGTTATACAGTTTAGAAGTTCGGCTAGAATTTGGTCTCAACAAGCATCCAACCCGCCAGGATGTTAAGAGAGCAGTTAGAAAAATGCAATACATGGGAGAAGGCACTTACACAGGAACTGCTATCCGCAAAGCAACCCAGGAAGGATTTTCTGGTGCTCGAGCAGGGGTGCGGAAGGTAGCTATTGTGCTAACAGATGGCCAAACAGACAAGAGAGAAGCTGTAAAACTAGATCTTGTTGTTCGAGAGGCTCATGCAGCAAACATCGAAATGTATGCAATAGGAATCCTAAATACTTCAGATCCAACACAGGTTGAGTTTGTGCATGAGCTAAATCTGATTGCTTCAGACCCAGACGGAGAACACGTGTATCTCATTGATGACTTTAACACTCTCTCAG cactGGAGTCCAAATTAGTCAATCAATTTTGTGAAGATGAACATGGCACCTTAGTATACAACCATAATGAAAATGGTGCAAGTATAAGTGGGCGATCCTTCCATTCAGTATCTCCAAGTTCTTTACATTACATACTTCAGAAGAACAATGTTAATAGACAATCACTTTCAGCACAGACACTTAGAGTATCTACAGTAGAAAGTCCTCTGAATCTTGGCCATCTTCCTCAACCATTAGCTCCG ACCAATGTACCTCCTGTAGTCTATGACACCTATGAAGGGGAACAAGATGAAGAACAACAGCCAACCCTGCTAACAGGAAACACTAGAG CTGTGTTACCATTATTGTCATCTAAACAACCACCATCCAATAAAGTGATGACATCATCACTTTCAACTGCAGGCCCCACAAAAAGGCCCG aAAGTATTGTGGACCTCCGCTGCAAGCTAAGGCTGGATCAAGGGCCATGTCGTGTTTACACAATCCGATGGTATTACGATAAACAAGCCAATGCCTGTGCTCAGTTTTGGTATGGTGGCTGCCATGGAAATGCAAACCGCTTTGAGTCTGAACAGGAATGTAGACAGgcttgtgtatttttttctagagGTAGGAATTAG